One genomic segment of Clostridium saccharoperbutylacetonicum N1-4(HMT) includes these proteins:
- a CDS encoding DUF2164 domain-containing protein, giving the protein MSDKNKIKITKEQREDMITSIKEYFSTEREEEIGDLASSKILDFIIDELAIEFYNQGVYDSYKYMTRSIDDLLSIQKY; this is encoded by the coding sequence ATGAGTGATAAAAATAAAATCAAAATAACCAAGGAACAACGTGAAGATATGATTACTTCTATTAAAGAGTATTTTTCAACTGAAAGAGAAGAAGAAATAGGCGATTTAGCTTCAAGCAAAATTTTAGATTTTATTATAGATGAGCTAGCAATAGAATTTTATAACCAAGGCGTCTATGATTCTTATAAATATATGACTAGAAGTATAGATGATTTGCTATCAATTCAAAAGTACTAA
- a CDS encoding HlyD family secretion protein — protein MKKIMLLCLVTAMMLSGCGSVSNGNGNGNVQAVDTATKQAKNKYMMAGKIDSNDEVNIASKISARVSEVLVDIGSKVNQGDAVIKLDTKDLQAQVDQAQAAVNTAKANLANAMNSTRPEQIAQAQASLDSATESYEVANKNYERTKALVDSGANTQQQLEAAHQQLVAAEAQKKSADEQLNMLKKGATETSIDVYKAQVEQAEAALKTAQTALSNGVIASPISGVVNAKSINVGEMASPGVTLASISNADALYVNAYAPLDIVGKLKEGQDVVVKVAEVEDTEFEGKITVINTKINSQSRNVLVKVALTDPKSELKPGMLAEVGLKE, from the coding sequence ATGAAAAAAATAATGTTACTTTGTTTAGTTACGGCAATGATGCTAAGCGGATGCGGTTCAGTTAGCAATGGAAACGGAAACGGCAATGTACAAGCTGTTGATACTGCAACAAAGCAAGCTAAAAATAAATACATGATGGCAGGAAAAATTGATTCCAATGATGAGGTTAATATAGCATCAAAAATTTCTGCAAGAGTATCAGAGGTATTAGTTGACATTGGTTCAAAGGTAAATCAAGGAGATGCTGTAATAAAATTAGATACAAAAGATTTACAAGCACAAGTTGATCAAGCTCAAGCAGCAGTAAATACTGCAAAGGCTAATTTAGCTAATGCAATGAATAGTACACGTCCTGAACAAATTGCTCAAGCTCAAGCGTCCCTAGATAGTGCAACTGAAAGTTATGAGGTTGCAAATAAAAATTATGAACGTACAAAAGCTTTAGTTGATTCAGGAGCAAATACTCAGCAACAATTAGAAGCTGCTCATCAACAGCTTGTCGCAGCAGAAGCACAAAAAAAATCAGCCGATGAGCAATTAAATATGCTTAAAAAAGGTGCAACAGAAACAAGCATTGATGTTTATAAAGCTCAAGTTGAACAAGCGGAAGCAGCTTTAAAAACTGCACAAACGGCCTTAAGTAATGGAGTTATTGCTTCTCCAATTTCAGGAGTAGTAAATGCTAAGAGTATTAATGTTGGTGAAATGGCTTCACCAGGGGTAACTTTAGCGTCAATATCTAATGCAGATGCTTTATATGTAAATGCTTATGCTCCATTAGATATTGTGGGCAAACTTAAAGAAGGTCAAGATGTTGTTGTTAAAGTGGCAGAAGTTGAAGATACAGAATTTGAAGGAAAAATAACAGTGATTAATACTAAAATAAATT
- a CDS encoding MarR family winged helix-turn-helix transcriptional regulator — MDKECKKQIDELNKLWHVMLTEPKYNEIEKKYENLQELSTTEISVIRIISEKEDVIIKDIVDTLRLPKSTLTSIIDRLEKRNFIVRAISDRDRRSYKLELTEKGRKVQDEHMKFEDEVYGTIILALDTFEEREELLKLIRKISINISKK; from the coding sequence ATGGATAAAGAATGCAAAAAACAAATAGATGAATTAAATAAGTTATGGCACGTTATGCTTACAGAACCTAAATATAATGAGATAGAGAAAAAATATGAAAATCTTCAAGAGTTAAGTACAACTGAAATAAGTGTTATTAGAATTATTTCTGAGAAAGAAGATGTTATAATAAAGGATATTGTAGATACGTTAAGGCTTCCTAAAAGTACGTTAACTAGTATAATTGATAGACTTGAGAAGCGCAATTTTATTGTTAGAGCTATTAGTGATAGAGATAGGAGATCCTATAAACTAGAACTTACTGAAAAGGGAAGGAAAGTTCAAGATGAACATATGAAATTTGAAGATGAAGTTTATGGAACAATAATACTGGCTTTAGATACTTTTGAAGAAAGAGAAGAACTTTTAAAACTTATAAGAAAGATAAGTATAAATATTTCAAAAAAATAG
- a CDS encoding transketolase produces MNKQKLISLSKEIKKNIIEMIYEAKSGHPGGSLSCADIITYLYYETMKVSVENPKDPNRDRFVLSKGHAAPALYSVLAEKGYFPKEELKHLRKIGALLQGHPDSKHVPGVDVSTGSLGQGISNAVGMALGLRNQKNNAKIYVILGDGELQEGLVWEASMAAAHYKLNNLVAIIDYNGLQIDGKNEEVMGVAPVDKKFESFGWNVIYCEDGNDFDKIDQAFLSIDDTQEKPTVIIAKTVKGSGVSFMEDKAEWHGQAPNEEEKEKAIKDIMN; encoded by the coding sequence ATGAATAAGCAAAAATTAATTTCTTTATCAAAAGAAATTAAAAAAAATATTATTGAAATGATATATGAGGCAAAGTCAGGACATCCAGGTGGTTCTTTATCTTGTGCAGATATAATAACTTATTTATATTATGAAACAATGAAGGTAAGTGTTGAAAATCCTAAAGATCCTAATAGAGATAGATTTGTTTTGAGTAAGGGACATGCAGCTCCAGCTCTTTATTCTGTTTTAGCAGAAAAGGGATATTTTCCAAAAGAAGAATTAAAACATTTAAGAAAAATAGGAGCGCTTCTTCAAGGACATCCAGATTCTAAGCATGTACCAGGAGTTGATGTTTCTACAGGATCACTTGGACAAGGTATATCAAATGCAGTTGGTATGGCCTTAGGTCTTAGAAATCAAAAAAATAACGCAAAGATATATGTTATTTTAGGGGATGGAGAGCTTCAAGAGGGATTGGTTTGGGAAGCTTCAATGGCAGCAGCTCATTATAAATTAAATAATTTAGTTGCAATTATAGATTACAATGGTCTCCAAATAGATGGAAAAAATGAAGAAGTAATGGGCGTTGCACCAGTAGATAAAAAATTTGAAAGCTTTGGCTGGAATGTAATTTACTGTGAAGATGGAAATGATTTTGATAAAATAGATCAAGCCTTTTTAAGTATTGATGATACACAAGAAAAGCCAACAGTAATAATTGCTAAAACAGTAAAAGGTAGTGGTGTTAGTTTTATGGAAGATAAAGCTGAATGGCATGGTCAAGCACCTAATGAAGAAGAAAAAGAAAAAGCTATAAAAGATATTATGAATTAG
- a CDS encoding class I SAM-dependent methyltransferase has translation MASSKNIFKENSKNNFNKHAEIYDESDDGKFVAPMYGEIISRIISEKPKRVLDLGCGTGNVLKRLKENKEIVLSGLDLSENMIEIAKKNVGDRAELKVGDAEYIPWNDDTFDVIVCNASFHHYPNPEKVLLEMKRVLKKNGTLIIGDPTCPIMIRQILNIFCKLSNNGDYRIYSKKEIEEMLLRCGFEPSDFKMINWKSFAINAKIVG, from the coding sequence ATGGCAAGCAGTAAAAATATTTTTAAAGAAAATTCAAAGAATAATTTCAATAAACACGCTGAAATTTATGATGAAAGTGACGATGGAAAGTTTGTTGCGCCAATGTATGGAGAAATTATTAGTAGGATTATCAGTGAAAAACCAAAGAGAGTATTAGATCTTGGATGTGGAACTGGGAATGTACTTAAGAGACTTAAAGAGAATAAAGAAATTGTTTTAAGTGGATTGGATCTTTCAGAAAATATGATTGAAATAGCAAAGAAAAATGTTGGAGATAGAGCAGAGTTAAAAGTTGGAGATGCAGAATATATCCCTTGGAATGACGATACTTTTGATGTGATTGTGTGTAATGCATCATTTCATCATTATCCAAACCCCGAAAAGGTTTTACTTGAAATGAAAAGAGTATTAAAGAAAAATGGAACATTAATTATTGGGGATCCAACATGTCCAATAATGATAAGACAAATATTAAATATATTTTGTAAATTATCTAATAATGGTGATTATAGAATCTATTCTAAAAAAGAAATAGAAGAAATGTTATTAAGATGTGGTTTTGAACCAAGTGATTTTAAAATGATTAATTGGAAGAGCTTTGCAATTAATGCTAAAATAGTAGGGTAA
- a CDS encoding GxGYxYP domain-containing protein has translation MFMTTISSFMVKKNVEAQSVEENIAHLVLDTSTEGETIPKEFRKTSDLTSIKDNKNINLKGLDKLNISGSQQFSEFNLPTLIKSIGTSMPITDIDLRQESHGFINGLPVSWANSKNNANEGLTREQVLEDEASKLKSIKIGAPITFDNKPKETVIVAKVEDEKDIVKSNSVSYKRIPIRDGGIPSDEMVDYFIDFVKNQGDNSWLHFHCKAGVGRTTTFMIMYDMTKNCKEIGIEDIINRHMALAAFNEENIKSFQNKERMDFLKKFYDYCKENANSFNKKWSEWKTISTTDNGVMFQAFKVPRINSPYIRNKIIPNFLYVISLDSMSSSERTMVASLQGLVNNHCSFQIYTLTSSEPDYKIWLNDLKKNNNIQCKIISDPWQLVEIYKDYIDGYVLYSNKSPKDPSINNACTFASLNKAIVIEESIEAKVKKMGIGFKEDCRNTGESWAYDNLWNKGLNHLTVIELSPDKDAALRDYAIMSKSLIFYEDSINKTVLRDKVFSSMDKGFTCLGWGPDEFINVSVASKHGVSVVAADWAYNLTTLSSFPTSRSLKKYPLGTPKEEDVHYVTFIMSDGDNLQWNLGNNYSSTKWFGNTNRDKLSLGWSMTPALYYLAPTVFNIYYKSISNEKTYNNFIVPPSGNGYMYPSKFDIKKLSEYINTLNEYMKIVDEKYLEVIDDYAFYNTEIWNRFTEKSNIQGLFYLDYTRHDNFGGKIIWSNNKPIVSCRDLLWNSIEDEDELVNKINARVKSGETNIHTSEAYTFVYIHVWSKDLNNVETVINKLKENPKVRITTPEVFMELIRNNITPQIVN, from the coding sequence ATGTTTATGACTACTATTTCATCTTTTATGGTGAAAAAAAATGTTGAAGCTCAAAGTGTAGAAGAGAATATTGCACATCTTGTTTTAGATACATCAACTGAAGGAGAGACTATTCCAAAGGAATTTCGTAAGACATCGGATTTAACAAGTATAAAAGATAATAAAAATATAAATTTAAAAGGTTTAGATAAATTAAATATTTCTGGAAGTCAGCAGTTTTCAGAATTTAATCTTCCCACATTAATAAAATCAATTGGAACCTCCATGCCTATAACAGATATAGATTTAAGACAAGAATCTCACGGCTTTATCAATGGATTGCCAGTAAGCTGGGCAAATTCAAAAAATAATGCAAATGAAGGATTAACTAGGGAACAGGTATTAGAAGATGAGGCTAGTAAGCTTAAGAGTATTAAGATTGGAGCACCAATTACTTTTGATAATAAACCTAAAGAAACAGTAATAGTTGCAAAAGTTGAAGATGAAAAGGACATTGTTAAGTCAAATTCTGTATCATATAAAAGAATACCAATTAGAGATGGTGGAATACCTTCAGATGAAATGGTTGATTATTTTATAGACTTTGTAAAGAATCAAGGAGATAATTCATGGCTGCACTTTCATTGCAAAGCAGGAGTTGGAAGAACTACGACTTTTATGATTATGTACGATATGACTAAAAATTGTAAAGAGATTGGTATAGAAGACATAATTAATAGACATATGGCATTGGCAGCTTTTAATGAAGAAAATATTAAATCTTTTCAAAATAAGGAAAGAATGGATTTTTTGAAGAAATTTTATGATTACTGCAAAGAAAATGCTAATTCATTTAATAAAAAATGGAGCGAGTGGAAGACGATATCTACTACAGATAATGGAGTGATGTTTCAAGCTTTTAAAGTACCAAGGATAAATTCTCCTTATATAAGAAATAAAATCATTCCAAATTTTCTTTATGTTATCTCATTAGATTCTATGTCATCAAGTGAAAGAACAATGGTTGCCAGCCTTCAAGGGTTGGTAAATAACCATTGTTCTTTTCAAATATATACTTTAACTTCTTCAGAACCAGATTATAAAATATGGTTGAACGATTTGAAAAAAAACAATAATATCCAGTGCAAAATAATATCGGATCCCTGGCAGCTAGTAGAGATTTACAAGGATTATATAGATGGATATGTACTTTATAGCAATAAGTCACCCAAAGACCCATCTATTAACAATGCTTGTACTTTTGCATCTTTAAATAAAGCTATAGTGATTGAAGAAAGTATAGAAGCTAAAGTAAAGAAAATGGGCATAGGATTTAAAGAAGATTGCAGGAATACAGGTGAAAGCTGGGCTTATGATAATCTGTGGAATAAAGGATTAAATCATTTAACGGTAATAGAACTTTCACCTGACAAAGATGCTGCTTTAAGAGATTATGCAATAATGAGCAAGTCATTAATATTTTATGAAGATAGTATAAACAAAACAGTGCTTAGAGATAAGGTATTTTCTTCAATGGATAAAGGTTTTACTTGTTTAGGGTGGGGGCCTGATGAGTTTATTAATGTAAGTGTAGCATCTAAGCATGGCGTTAGTGTAGTTGCAGCAGATTGGGCCTATAATTTAACTACTTTAAGCTCTTTTCCAACATCAAGAAGTTTGAAAAAATATCCATTAGGAACACCTAAAGAAGAAGATGTTCATTATGTGACTTTTATTATGTCTGATGGCGATAATCTACAATGGAATCTTGGAAATAACTATAGTTCTACCAAATGGTTTGGCAATACAAATAGAGACAAACTTTCTTTAGGGTGGTCAATGACTCCAGCCTTATATTATTTAGCGCCAACGGTCTTTAATATATATTATAAGAGTATAAGCAATGAGAAGACCTATAATAATTTTATTGTGCCACCTTCAGGAAATGGTTATATGTATCCAAGTAAATTTGATATTAAGAAATTAAGTGAATACATTAATACTTTAAATGAGTATATGAAAATAGTAGATGAAAAATATCTTGAGGTTATAGATGATTATGCTTTTTACAATACTGAAATTTGGAATAGATTCACTGAAAAATCTAATATTCAAGGTTTATTTTATCTTGATTATACAAGGCATGATAATTTCGGCGGGAAAATTATATGGTCAAACAATAAACCAATAGTCTCCTGTAGAGATCTACTTTGGAATTCTATTGAAGATGAAGACGAACTTGTAAATAAAATAAATGCTAGAGTCAAGTCTGGTGAAACTAATATACATACTTCAGAAGCGTATACTTTTGTTTATATTCATGTGTGGAGCAAAGATCTTAATAATGTAGAAACAGTTATAAATAAGCTAAAAGAAAATCCGAAGGTAAGAATAACAACTCCTGAAGTATTTATGGAACTAATTAGGAACAATATTACACCTCAAATTGTGAATTAA
- the fsa gene encoding fructose-6-phosphate aldolase translates to MKMFVDTANIEEIKKANDLGVICGVTTNPSLIAKEGRDFKEVINEITSIVDGPISGEVISMKSEEMVVEAREIAKIHKNMVVKIPMCEEGLKTVSILHKEGIKTNVTLIFSAVQALLAARAGATYVSPFLGRLDDIGSTGMILIEDIADVFAVHGIETEIIAASVRNPIHVLDCAKAGANIATIPYSVIVQMIKHPLTDAGIEKFLADYDKAFNK, encoded by the coding sequence ATGAAAATGTTCGTAGATACAGCAAATATTGAAGAGATTAAAAAAGCTAATGATTTAGGAGTAATTTGTGGTGTTACAACTAATCCATCACTTATTGCAAAAGAAGGTAGAGATTTTAAAGAAGTAATTAATGAGATTACCAGTATAGTAGATGGTCCTATAAGTGGAGAAGTTATTTCTATGAAAAGTGAAGAAATGGTGGTTGAAGCTCGTGAAATAGCTAAAATTCATAAAAATATGGTAGTAAAAATTCCAATGTGTGAAGAAGGTTTGAAGACTGTAAGTATTCTTCATAAAGAAGGAATAAAAACAAATGTAACTCTTATTTTTTCAGCAGTTCAAGCTTTGCTTGCAGCAAGAGCAGGAGCTACATATGTAAGTCCATTTTTAGGTAGATTAGATGATATTGGAAGTACTGGTATGATATTAATTGAAGATATTGCAGATGTTTTTGCAGTTCATGGAATAGAAACAGAAATAATTGCAGCAAGTGTTAGAAATCCAATTCATGTATTAGATTGCGCTAAGGCTGGAGCTAATATTGCTACAATCCCTTATAGTGTAATAGTACAAATGATAAAACATCCACTTACAGATGCTGGTATTGAAAAGTTCTTGGCTGACTATGATAAAGCATTTAATAAGTAA
- a CDS encoding transketolase family protein, with amino-acid sequence MGKATRESYGMALVELGRENEKVVVLDADLSKSTKTNGFKSEFKDRFFNSGIAEQNLMGMAAGFANVGNIPFASTFAVFATGRAFEIIRNSICYPKMNVKIAATHAGITVGEDGGSHESVEDIALMNSLPNMTVIVPADHREAMAATKAAAEFEGPVYLRFGRCNTEDIFDDTYKFEIGKGVQIRDGNDIVIIATGMMVQKAIDASKELETQGISARVINISTIKPIDRALIIKAAKETKGIVTAEEHSIIGGLGAMVSQVVCSECPTIIKMIGIKDTFGESGTPNELMEKYKLTSKAIIEEVNAILKK; translated from the coding sequence ATGGGAAAAGCTACAAGAGAATCATATGGTATGGCTTTAGTTGAACTAGGACGTGAAAATGAAAAAGTTGTTGTATTAGATGCTGACCTTTCTAAATCAACTAAAACAAATGGTTTTAAATCAGAATTTAAAGATAGATTTTTTAATTCAGGAATTGCTGAACAAAATCTAATGGGTATGGCAGCAGGGTTTGCTAATGTTGGGAATATACCTTTTGCAAGTACCTTTGCTGTATTTGCAACAGGAAGAGCTTTTGAAATAATAAGAAATTCAATTTGTTATCCTAAAATGAATGTAAAAATAGCAGCAACTCATGCGGGAATAACTGTTGGTGAAGATGGTGGATCTCATGAATCAGTTGAAGATATTGCTTTAATGAATTCACTACCAAATATGACTGTAATTGTTCCAGCAGATCATAGAGAAGCAATGGCAGCAACAAAAGCAGCAGCAGAATTTGAAGGTCCTGTTTACTTGAGATTTGGAAGATGCAATACTGAAGATATCTTTGATGATACGTATAAGTTTGAAATAGGTAAAGGAGTCCAAATAAGAGATGGTAATGATATAGTAATAATTGCAACGGGAATGATGGTTCAAAAAGCTATTGATGCTTCAAAGGAATTAGAAACTCAAGGAATTAGTGCAAGGGTTATAAATATTTCAACAATAAAGCCAATAGATAGAGCTTTAATAATTAAAGCTGCTAAAGAAACTAAAGGTATAGTCACAGCAGAAGAACATTCAATAATAGGAGGACTTGGAGCTATGGTTTCACAAGTTGTATGCAGTGAATGTCCTACTATTATAAAGATGATTGGGATAAAAGATACCTTTGGAGAGTCAGGGACTCCAAATGAGTTGATGGAAAAATATAAATTAACAAGTAAAGCTATTATAGAAGAAGTTAATGCTATATTGAAGAAATAG